One stretch of Miscanthus floridulus cultivar M001 chromosome 18, ASM1932011v1, whole genome shotgun sequence DNA includes these proteins:
- the LOC136521571 gene encoding protein RICE SALT SENSITIVE 3-like: MEDQLGPVAVTHLLQHTLRSLCTGDAPAPQWVYAVFWRILPRNYRPPSAWDLPGAAYDRTRGNRRNWILAWEDGFCNFAAANSSAAFGQEGAAAAAAVAYAGDCEAAAVQQDAVKQPQPQGLQPELFFKMSHDIYNYGEGLIGKVAADHSHKWVFKEPQEHEINLISSWTNPADSHPRTWEAQFQSGIQTIALIAVREGVVQLGSMKKVAEDLSYVVMLRRKFGYLESIPGVLLPHPSSPGVVFPCGVGPPPVIAASAWPGMMPPHAAAGPPLELYDPYGAGAGPAGAAAASMHIMPSMSSLEALLSKLPSVVPAPQQAAGSSVPGVAPPPAKEEDDDYVQCHGMDDVAASNGGAAGDESTSAAAAATAPMSSYFVNVGSSSSNPGEGQGF; encoded by the exons ATGGAGGATCAGCTGGGCCCGGTGGCGGTGACGCACCTGCTGCAGCACACGCTGCGGAGCCTCTGCACCGGCGACGCCCCGGCCCCGCAGTGGGTCTACGCCGTCTTCTGGCGCATCCTGCCCCGGAACTACCGCCCCCCAAGTGC ATGGGATCTCCCTGGCGCGGCGTACGACAGGACCAGAGGGAACAGGAGGAACTG GATCCTGGCGTGGGAGGACGGGTTCTGCAACTTCGCGGCGGCCAACAGCTCTGCCGCGTTCGGCCAAGAGGGGGCAGCGGCAGCTGCGGCGGTTGCATATGCCGGGGACTGTGAGGCAGCAGCTGTGCAGCAGGATGCGGTgaagcagccgcagccgcagggcCTGCAGCCTGAGCTGTTCTTCAAGATGTCCCATGACATCTACAACTACGGCGAAGG TCTGATAGGGAAAGTGGCGGCAGACCACAGCCACAAGTGGGTGTTCAAGGAGCCCCAGGAGCACGAGATCAACCTCATCTCCTCCTGGACCAACCCTGCCGACTCT CATCCGAGGACGTGGGAGGCGCAGTTCCAGTCCGGCATCCAG ACCATCGCCCTGATCGCTGTCAGGGAGGGCGTCGTGCAGCTCGGCTCCATGAAAAAG GTGGCGGAGGACCTCAGCTACGTGGTGATGCTGCGCCGCAAGTTCGGGTACCTGGAGAGCATCCCGGGGGTGCTGCTCCCGCACCCGTCGTCGCCCGGCGTCGTGTTCCCGTGCGGCGTGGGCCCCCCGCCGGTCATCGCCGCTTCAGCCTGGCCGGGCATGATGCCGCCGCATGCCGCCGCCGGGCCGCCGCTGGAGCTCTACGACCCctacggcgccggcgccgggccAGCCGGCGCCGCGGCCGCGTCCATGCACATCATGCCGTCGATGAGCAGCCTCGAGGCGCTGCTCTCCAAGCTGCCCTCGGTCGTGCCGGCCCCGCAGCAGGCAGCCGGATCGTCCGTGCCCGgcgtggcgccgccgccggccaaggAGGAAGACGACGATTACGTGCAGTGCCATGGCATGGACGACGTAGCGGCGAGCAACGGCGGCGCGGCAGGGGACGAGAgcacgagcgccgccgccgccgctaccgcGCCGATGTCGTCGTACTTTGTCAACGttggcagtagtagtagtaatccCGGCGAGGGACAGGGGTTTTAG
- the LOC136520052 gene encoding uncharacterized protein: MYKLGRGNRDKVQQFMTITGASEKVALQALKASDWHLEGAFDLFYSQPQISAVNTRHLEDIFNRYKEPDGDMIMVEGISQLCNDLQVDPQDIVMLVISWHMKAATMCEFTRQEFIGGLQSIGVDSIEKFRGKLPSLRAELKDDNKFRDIYDFAFTWAREKGQKSLSLETAIGMWQLLFAERNWPLLEHWCQFLQVRHNKAISRDTWAQLLEFVKTIDPQLSNYDDEGAWPYLIDEFVEYLTENGFVQRKR; the protein is encoded by the exons ATG TATAAGCTGGGGAGAGGAAACCGCGACAAGGTGCAGCAGTTCATGACCATAACCGGTGCCAG TGAGAAGGTTGCCCTTCAGGCACTGAAAGCTAGTGATTGGCACTTGGAAGGAGCTTTTGACTTATTCTATAGCCAACCTCAGATTTCTGCGGTCAATACTCGGCATCTTGAAGATATTTTCAACAGATATAAAG AACCTGATGGTGATATGATCATGGTGGAAGGAATATCTCAACTTTGCAATGATCTGCAG GTGGATCCACAGGATATTGTCATG CTTGTCATATCATGGCACATGAAAGCCGCCACAATGTGTGAATTTACTCGTCAGGAATTCATTGGTGGACTGCAGTCAATTGG GGTAGATTCAATCGAGAAGTTTCGTGGAAAATTACCATCATTACGAGCTGAGCTAAAAGATGACA ATAAGTTCCGTGATATATACGACTTTGCATTCACTTGGGCAAGGGAAAAG GGTCAAAAGTCTCTCTCACTGGAGACTGCTATTGGAATGTGGCAGTTGCTATTTGCTGAAAGGAACTGGCCTCTTCTCGAGCATTGGTGTCAGTTTTTACAG GTCAGGCACAATAAAGCCATATCTAGAGACACATGGGCCCAGCTGCTGGAATTTGTAAAG ACGATCGATCCACAGTTATCCAACTATGACGACGAAGGTGCCTGGCCCTACCTCATAGACGAATTTGTGGAATACCTGACTGAGAATGGATTCGTCCAGCGTAAAAGATGA